In the genome of Vicia villosa cultivar HV-30 ecotype Madison, WI linkage group LG7, Vvil1.0, whole genome shotgun sequence, one region contains:
- the LOC131620530 gene encoding nascent polypeptide-associated complex subunit beta-like, whose protein sequence is MNREKLIKMAGSVRTGGKGTVRRKKKAVHKTTTTDDKRLQSTLKRIGVNAIPQIEEVNIFKDDVVIQFSNPKVQASIAANTWVVSGAPQTKKLQDILPSIIHQLGPDNLENLKKIAEQFNKQVPEAGAGTATAQEENDDDVPELVPGETFETAAEEAKDS, encoded by the exons ATGAATCGTGAAAAGTTGATCAAGATGGCCGGTTCGGTTCGAACTGGTGGAAAGGGTACCGTCAGAAG AAAGAAGAAGGCTGTCCACAAGACAACAACTACAGACGACAAAAGGCTTCAGAGTACCTTGAAGAGAATTGGGGTGAATGCCATCCCTCAAATTGAGGAGGTCAATATCTTTAAAGATGATGTTGTCATCCAATTCTCAAATCCCAAAG TTCAAGCATCCATTGCTGCTAATACATGGGTTGTTAGTGGTGCTCCTCAAACCAAGA AATTGCAGGACATACTTCCTAGCATTATCCACCAATTAG GGCCGGATAATTTGGAAAACCTGAAGAAGATAGCTGAGCAGTTCAATAAGCAGGTTCCTGAAGCAGGTGCTGGCACAGCCACTGCACAAGaagagaatgatgatgatgttccaGAGCTTGTCCCAGGAGAGACTTTTGAGACAGCTGCTGAGGAAGCCAAGGATAGTTAG